The following proteins come from a genomic window of Corynebacterium sp. P4-C1:
- a CDS encoding YoaK family protein — protein MKGYRTGEHLLAVYLSSITGFIDALGFMYLGGYFLSFMSGNTTRLTAALNDGHLDVAAKAGTLMMLFLVGVAIGALISQLGHRHLPRTRTREAILLFVCLTSTIASVWVATGHEDLAVYSLSFTVGAMNSTFERNGEVSISLTYMTGTLVKMSQRFVAAFFGGPHSAWLINFALWLSLACGALIGGRCYVEFGLYSVWVVTALLVAGTVAALVNRHIRRSRGLHV, from the coding sequence ATGAAAGGTTACCGCACGGGCGAGCATCTCCTCGCTGTTTATCTGTCGTCCATCACGGGCTTCATCGACGCGCTCGGATTCATGTACCTCGGCGGATATTTCCTGTCATTCATGTCCGGCAACACGACGCGCCTCACCGCGGCGCTTAACGACGGCCATCTCGACGTCGCCGCCAAAGCCGGCACCTTGATGATGCTCTTTCTCGTCGGCGTGGCCATCGGCGCGCTGATCAGCCAGCTCGGGCACCGCCACCTTCCGCGCACCCGAACCCGCGAGGCGATCTTGCTGTTCGTCTGTCTGACATCGACGATCGCGTCGGTGTGGGTGGCCACCGGGCACGAAGACCTGGCGGTCTACAGCCTCTCGTTCACCGTCGGCGCAATGAACTCGACGTTCGAGCGCAACGGTGAGGTGTCCATCTCACTGACGTACATGACGGGCACCCTGGTGAAGATGTCACAGCGCTTCGTCGCCGCATTCTTCGGCGGCCCGCACAGCGCGTGGCTGATCAATTTCGCGCTGTGGCTGTCGCTGGCGTGCGGCGCGCTCATCGGCGGCCGCTGCTACGTCGAATTCGGTCTGTATTCGGTGTGGGTGGTCACCGCGCTCCTCGTCGCGGGGACCGTGGCTGCCCTGGTGAACCGGCACATCCGCCGGTCCCGCGGCCTCCACGTGTAG
- a CDS encoding DUF1707 domain-containing protein, which produces MPENFDPSQIRVGDPERSEALDRLGEHFANGYLDVNEFEERTGRAATARTRADLSALFGDLPGGQSQQAPVPATRETGSTFAHTTAEQDADRELEEVLERKKKLNRALGILWSITMAAFFLWLFVFEGDYFWVVFPVAGVLTWGLYEYYDIGDEEDDMLDKILEERSKERAERLRIANRRRKELGK; this is translated from the coding sequence GTGCCTGAGAATTTCGACCCGAGCCAGATACGCGTCGGGGACCCGGAGCGATCCGAGGCGCTGGACCGGCTTGGGGAGCACTTCGCTAATGGTTATCTCGACGTCAACGAGTTCGAGGAACGTACGGGACGGGCAGCAACGGCGCGCACTCGGGCGGATCTATCAGCGCTGTTCGGTGACCTGCCGGGCGGTCAGTCGCAGCAGGCGCCGGTGCCGGCCACAAGAGAAACGGGTTCCACTTTCGCGCACACGACCGCCGAGCAGGACGCCGACCGCGAACTTGAGGAAGTGCTGGAGCGGAAGAAGAAGCTGAACCGTGCACTCGGCATTTTATGGTCGATCACGATGGCAGCGTTCTTCCTCTGGCTCTTCGTTTTTGAGGGCGATTACTTCTGGGTGGTGTTCCCGGTGGCGGGTGTGCTCACCTGGGGCCTGTACGAGTACTACGACATCGGCGACGAAGAAGACGACATGCTCGACAAGATCCTGGAGGAGCGCAGCAAGGAGCGCGCGGAGCGTCTCCGCATCGCGAACCGGCGCCGTAAGGAACTGGGGAAGTAG
- a CDS encoding FUSC family protein, protein MPTSNPLFQMGPAQRDHIPAFRTALGVAIPMFTLLALGRIDLAIYANFGAFTGVYGRHATRQKRLKHHILAGIALTLAVTIGATIAWFDLSPWLLMVVTALASSLWATVALTADMKPSGSVFVVFSVAAVGSVRNPVHPSLAFAIAGGAALLCLVLGQLSQFIGEGPGGNAKPNEVPTRAPDAARLPWQRLAVEASRFFFSPLIAGTLGLISVSLFDPLSHSYWAMVASVAPLVNSRFKMQYYRAIERVVGTLTGIAVAGFLLSHSLHGWQIVVWIIVLQYLTEMYVTRNYTIAATFITPTALLMVQTVDAAPVAPMLLARTAETVLGAFAALIIIAVGYVRTYPNVVLPRRVQRQPES, encoded by the coding sequence TTGCCCACGTCCAATCCGCTGTTCCAGATGGGGCCTGCTCAACGCGACCATATCCCGGCGTTCCGCACGGCCCTCGGTGTGGCCATCCCGATGTTCACGCTGCTGGCGCTCGGACGGATCGATCTGGCTATCTACGCGAACTTCGGGGCATTCACCGGCGTGTATGGCCGGCACGCAACCCGCCAAAAACGGCTGAAGCACCACATCCTCGCCGGGATCGCCCTGACCCTCGCTGTCACAATCGGCGCGACAATCGCCTGGTTCGACCTGAGTCCGTGGTTACTCATGGTGGTCACGGCGTTAGCGTCCTCGCTGTGGGCGACGGTCGCGTTGACGGCGGACATGAAGCCTTCTGGTTCCGTCTTCGTGGTCTTCTCCGTCGCGGCAGTCGGGTCTGTCCGCAACCCCGTGCACCCCTCGTTGGCCTTCGCCATCGCTGGCGGTGCAGCGTTGCTGTGTCTCGTGCTGGGGCAGCTTTCCCAGTTCATTGGCGAGGGACCCGGAGGCAACGCGAAGCCGAACGAAGTCCCGACACGTGCCCCCGATGCTGCGCGACTCCCGTGGCAGCGGTTGGCAGTGGAAGCCAGCCGGTTTTTCTTCTCGCCTCTGATCGCGGGAACGCTCGGCCTGATTTCCGTGAGTCTATTCGACCCCCTCTCCCACTCCTACTGGGCGATGGTCGCGTCGGTGGCTCCCTTGGTCAACTCGCGATTCAAAATGCAGTATTACCGTGCAATTGAGCGCGTGGTGGGTACCCTCACCGGCATCGCCGTAGCGGGCTTTCTCCTGTCGCACTCGTTGCACGGCTGGCAGATCGTCGTGTGGATCATCGTGCTGCAGTACCTCACGGAGATGTACGTGACGCGGAATTACACGATCGCCGCGACCTTCATCACCCCGACCGCGTTGCTCATGGTTCAGACCGTCGATGCCGCACCTGTTGCCCCCATGCTGCTGGCCCGCACCGCTGAGACAGTTTTAGGCGCATTCGCCGCACTGATCATCATTGCCGTTGGCTACGTGCGGACCTACCCCAACGTGGTCTTGCCGCGCCGCGTTCAGCGTCAACCGGAGTCCTAA
- a CDS encoding helix-turn-helix transcriptional regulator translates to MLTIASRLDVMNRLGRAMADPTRSRILMTLLDGPSYPAVLARDLDLTRSNVSNHLTCLRDCGIIVAEPEGRKTRYEIADPHLAAALDALVNATLAVDENAPCIDPECSVPGCGVKGADA, encoded by the coding sequence ATGCTGACTATTGCTTCACGCCTCGACGTCATGAACCGGCTCGGCCGGGCTATGGCCGATCCGACGCGCTCCCGAATCCTGATGACCCTACTCGACGGTCCGAGCTACCCAGCCGTGCTTGCGCGCGACCTAGACCTGACCCGCTCGAACGTCTCGAACCACCTGACCTGCTTGCGCGATTGTGGCATCATCGTCGCCGAGCCAGAGGGCCGCAAGACTCGCTACGAAATCGCCGACCCGCACCTCGCGGCAGCGCTCGACGCGCTGGTGAACGCGACGTTGGCTGTCGACGAAAACGCCCCGTGCATTGACCCTGAGTGCTCGGTGCCCGGCTGCGGCGTGAAAGGAGCGGACGCATGA
- a CDS encoding cation-translocating P-type ATPase, translating into MSSACGCEHETATDIEELDQPWWKDPELLLPIFSGVALCIGLALDWSGLETPATILFWIGLLLGAYTFAPGAIRNLVTKRKLGIGLLMTISAVGAVILGFVGEAAALAFLYSIAEALEDKAMDRAQGGLRALLKLVPQTATVLRNGTAVEVAAKDLVAGELMLVRPGERIATDGIIRSGRSSLDTSAITGESIPEEVAPGDEVPAGAINSAGSLEVETTAAGTDNSLTTLVDLVEQAQAEKGDRARIADRIARPLVPGVMILAVLVGVIGSLLGDPETWITRALVVLVAASPCALAISVPLTVVAAIGAASQFGVVIKSGAAFERLGGIRHLAVDKTGTLTRNQPEVTGVVPADGFNRAQVLTFAAAVEQQSTHPLAAAIAAARPEAPAALDISEEAGHGIGGTVESRRVLVGSPRWIDAGPLKADVERMESKGQTCVLVTVDDALAGAIGVRDELRPEVPEAVQTLHANDVEVSMLTGDNTRTARALAEIAGIDDVRAELRPEDKASIVAELSSKTPTAMIGDGINDAPALAGATVGIAMGASGSDAAIESADVAFTGHDLRLIPQALQHARRGSRIINQNIVLSLAIIIVLMPLAISGVLGLAAVVLVHEVAEVIVILNGLRAAQAKR; encoded by the coding sequence ATGAGCTCGGCGTGTGGATGCGAACACGAAACCGCCACGGATATCGAAGAGCTCGATCAGCCATGGTGGAAGGACCCCGAGTTGCTACTGCCGATCTTCTCCGGCGTAGCCCTCTGCATAGGCCTGGCGCTGGACTGGTCCGGGCTAGAGACACCCGCGACGATACTGTTCTGGATCGGCCTGCTGCTAGGGGCGTATACGTTCGCGCCCGGAGCGATCCGGAATCTTGTCACGAAGCGCAAGCTCGGCATTGGCTTGCTGATGACGATCAGCGCGGTCGGCGCGGTGATCCTCGGCTTCGTCGGAGAGGCCGCAGCGCTAGCGTTCCTATACTCGATCGCCGAGGCACTTGAAGACAAGGCAATGGACCGGGCCCAGGGCGGACTGCGGGCACTGTTGAAGTTGGTACCGCAAACCGCGACGGTGCTGCGCAACGGCACGGCGGTCGAGGTCGCCGCGAAGGACCTCGTGGCTGGCGAGCTGATGCTCGTGCGCCCCGGCGAGCGGATCGCCACGGACGGCATCATTCGGTCCGGGCGCTCCAGCCTTGACACCTCAGCGATCACAGGAGAATCCATTCCGGAGGAGGTAGCGCCCGGCGACGAGGTGCCCGCGGGAGCGATCAACTCCGCCGGTTCGCTGGAGGTCGAGACGACCGCAGCTGGAACGGACAACTCGCTGACCACACTCGTGGACCTAGTCGAGCAGGCGCAGGCGGAAAAGGGCGACCGCGCCCGGATCGCCGACCGGATTGCCCGACCCCTCGTGCCCGGGGTGATGATCCTGGCGGTGCTAGTCGGCGTGATCGGCTCGCTGCTGGGCGACCCCGAGACGTGGATCACCCGAGCGTTGGTGGTCCTGGTCGCAGCATCGCCGTGCGCGCTGGCAATCTCCGTGCCGCTGACAGTCGTGGCCGCGATCGGGGCAGCCAGCCAGTTCGGCGTGGTCATCAAGTCCGGCGCAGCGTTCGAGCGGCTCGGCGGCATCCGTCACCTAGCGGTGGACAAGACCGGAACCCTCACCCGCAACCAGCCCGAGGTTACCGGCGTGGTCCCGGCAGACGGATTCAATCGGGCGCAGGTGCTTACTTTCGCGGCGGCAGTTGAGCAGCAATCGACGCACCCCCTCGCCGCGGCGATCGCGGCGGCGAGGCCCGAAGCGCCCGCTGCCCTGGACATCAGCGAGGAAGCCGGGCATGGCATCGGCGGCACCGTCGAAAGTCGACGGGTGCTGGTGGGCAGCCCGCGGTGGATCGACGCCGGGCCACTGAAGGCCGATGTTGAGCGCATGGAGTCCAAGGGGCAGACCTGCGTACTGGTCACCGTCGATGACGCCCTTGCCGGGGCGATCGGGGTTCGCGACGAGCTGCGGCCCGAGGTGCCCGAAGCCGTGCAGACCCTGCACGCCAATGACGTGGAAGTGAGCATGCTCACCGGTGACAACACTCGCACCGCCCGGGCACTGGCTGAAATCGCGGGAATCGACGACGTGCGCGCCGAGCTTCGCCCAGAGGACAAGGCGAGCATCGTAGCCGAACTCTCCTCCAAGACGCCGACGGCGATGATCGGTGACGGCATCAACGACGCGCCGGCACTAGCGGGCGCGACGGTGGGCATAGCGATGGGAGCTAGTGGCTCCGACGCCGCGATCGAGTCCGCTGACGTCGCCTTCACCGGCCACGACCTCCGGCTGATCCCGCAGGCGCTGCAGCACGCCCGCCGAGGCAGCAGGATCATCAACCAAAACATCGTGCTGTCTCTGGCCATCATCATCGTGTTGATGCCGCTTGCGATCAGCGGCGTGCTGGGCCTGGCCGCCGTCGTGTTGGTTCACGAGGTCGCCGAAGTCATCGTGATCTTGAACGGCCTGCGGGCTGCGCAAGCGAAGCGCTGA
- a CDS encoding NAD(P)-binding domain-containing protein, with protein MTEHHTAIVVGGGQSGLATAYYLRRFKVDFLVLDNQEEAGGAWLHAWPSLTLFSAAGFSNLPGWPMPHYPGYPPAHHVIDYLEHYEQRYDIPVRRPVHVRSVSCDGGVFHLDTSAGQFTAEHVIAATGTWSAPFVPHYPGTFRGRHWHSSTYPGPEPFRGAKIAVVGGANSGAQIAADLIGTSEVTWFTREQPRWMPDDVDGRDLFLNSRRRILGGDSGPDLGDIVALPRLRELRNSGQLTATPIFDSLSELDHDHLIWCTGFRPALGPFRHLMRGREPEVENLHLVGYGNWTGDGSATLMGVGPFAKHTAQVVAGHVDEARHQKF; from the coding sequence ATGACTGAGCACCACACTGCCATCGTCGTCGGCGGTGGCCAGTCCGGTTTAGCCACGGCCTATTATCTGCGGCGCTTCAAAGTGGATTTCCTGGTCCTGGACAACCAGGAAGAAGCTGGCGGAGCATGGTTACACGCATGGCCTTCGCTGACGCTTTTCTCTGCCGCGGGGTTCTCTAATCTGCCCGGCTGGCCTATGCCGCACTACCCGGGGTATCCGCCGGCACACCATGTCATCGACTACCTGGAACACTACGAACAGCGCTACGACATCCCAGTTAGGCGCCCCGTACACGTCCGCAGCGTGTCTTGTGATGGTGGGGTGTTTCATCTGGACACGTCTGCGGGTCAATTCACAGCGGAACACGTTATCGCGGCCACAGGCACGTGGTCCGCGCCCTTCGTGCCCCACTATCCCGGTACCTTCCGCGGACGCCACTGGCACTCGTCGACCTACCCCGGTCCCGAACCATTCCGCGGCGCGAAAATCGCGGTGGTCGGTGGGGCGAACTCGGGTGCCCAGATCGCCGCGGACCTCATCGGGACGTCGGAGGTCACATGGTTCACACGTGAGCAACCGCGCTGGATGCCTGACGACGTCGACGGCCGCGATCTCTTTCTCAACAGCCGCCGCCGGATTCTCGGCGGCGATTCCGGCCCGGACCTCGGGGACATTGTCGCGCTTCCTCGTCTACGTGAGCTCCGCAACTCCGGTCAGCTCACCGCTACCCCCATCTTCGATAGCTTGAGCGAGCTCGACCACGACCACCTGATCTGGTGCACTGGTTTCCGTCCGGCCCTCGGCCCATTCCGCCACCTCATGCGCGGCCGCGAACCTGAAGTGGAGAATCTGCATCTAGTCGGTTACGGCAACTGGACCGGCGACGGATCGGCAACGCTGATGGGTGTGGGGCCTTTTGCCAAACACACCGCCCAGGTAGTCGCGGGCCATGTCGATGAAGCTCGGCATCAAAAGTTTTGA
- a CDS encoding putative glycolipid-binding domain-containing protein: MDRSYRWVHIDNPVIQNEATVRFHGAGLSATGVQHGEGYQATWALEATENWATQNVTVNVEGDGWERSLKLVRSEQSVWSSQTKEEGTPPTNLPSPGIVRSADLEDALDCDLGLCPAHEHDDHSPLGAFESSGP, encoded by the coding sequence ATGGACCGTAGCTACAGGTGGGTGCACATCGACAACCCCGTCATCCAGAACGAGGCTACGGTTCGGTTTCACGGAGCCGGTTTATCGGCCACCGGAGTGCAACACGGAGAGGGTTACCAGGCAACCTGGGCACTAGAGGCCACGGAGAACTGGGCCACCCAGAATGTGACGGTGAACGTTGAAGGCGATGGTTGGGAGCGGAGCCTCAAACTCGTCAGGTCCGAGCAGAGCGTATGGTCGTCGCAGACCAAAGAAGAGGGGACCCCGCCAACAAATCTGCCCTCCCCCGGAATTGTTCGTTCAGCAGACCTGGAAGACGCGCTGGATTGCGACCTCGGCCTTTGCCCCGCTCACGAACACGATGACCATTCGCCGCTTGGGGCTTTTGAAAGCTCAGGCCCCTAA
- a CDS encoding DUF488 family protein has protein sequence MRIFTVGHSNLEFDEFVRMLQAAGVAAVVDVRKLTGSRKYPWFNDDSLTQHLPTHGIAYMKNEGLAGRRNVSKTIPFEVNANWQNRSFHNYADHALGEEFATALEKLRQHAAHTPTAIMCSEAVWWRCHRRIIADHLLAQGDEVEHVMGLGAEGASIHKAALNDGAVVGDDLLVRYPARE, from the coding sequence ATGCGCATCTTCACCGTCGGCCACTCCAACCTCGAATTCGACGAGTTCGTGCGCATGCTTCAGGCAGCCGGGGTCGCGGCAGTCGTCGATGTGCGCAAGCTGACCGGTTCACGGAAGTACCCGTGGTTCAACGACGACTCCCTCACCCAGCACCTCCCCACACACGGCATCGCCTACATGAAGAACGAGGGGCTGGCGGGGCGGCGCAACGTATCCAAGACGATCCCGTTTGAGGTCAACGCCAACTGGCAGAACCGCAGCTTTCACAACTACGCCGACCACGCCCTGGGTGAGGAATTCGCGACAGCATTGGAGAAACTGCGCCAGCACGCTGCTCACACGCCGACCGCCATCATGTGTTCGGAAGCGGTGTGGTGGCGCTGCCACCGCCGCATCATCGCCGATCACCTCCTCGCTCAAGGGGACGAGGTGGAGCACGTGATGGGGTTGGGGGCCGAAGGTGCGTCGATACACAAAGCAGCGCTTAACGACGGCGCCGTGGTCGGCGACGACCTCCTCGTGCGCTACCCCGCGCGGGAATAG
- a CDS encoding SCO1664 family protein — MTANELLELLQHGEVGFVGQLAESSNLTVVVDLTLARDGDHEDSCWGIFKPEAGERYLHDFPAGLWQRERAAYLLSEWLGWDIVPPTVVREVGPLGVGSLQHYVDNDGSHYFPLYETRPDLHPQLLRMAVFDLLVNNTDRKSGHVLLAGSHAADHVWGIDHGLCFHKDPKLRTVIWDFAHEAIPSELVDAVEPLTGEVPEEVASLLTPEEVAALKSRASRIVRLPWLPEPQSEFPYPWPLV, encoded by the coding sequence GTGACCGCGAATGAGCTGCTTGAACTACTTCAACACGGCGAGGTCGGTTTCGTAGGCCAGCTCGCGGAGTCTTCGAACCTTACGGTGGTTGTGGACCTCACGCTTGCTCGCGACGGTGACCACGAGGACTCCTGCTGGGGCATCTTCAAGCCTGAGGCAGGAGAGCGTTACCTCCACGATTTCCCGGCGGGGCTGTGGCAGCGCGAGCGGGCTGCGTACCTGCTCAGCGAGTGGTTGGGCTGGGACATAGTGCCGCCCACGGTGGTGCGCGAGGTGGGCCCGCTCGGTGTCGGGTCGTTGCAGCACTACGTGGACAACGACGGCTCCCACTATTTCCCGCTGTACGAGACCCGCCCCGACCTGCATCCCCAGTTACTGCGCATGGCCGTCTTCGACTTGCTGGTGAACAACACGGACCGTAAATCGGGCCACGTTTTGCTCGCGGGTTCACACGCCGCTGACCACGTGTGGGGCATCGACCACGGACTGTGCTTTCACAAGGACCCGAAGTTGCGTACTGTGATCTGGGACTTCGCGCATGAAGCGATCCCATCCGAGCTGGTGGATGCGGTCGAGCCTCTCACGGGGGAGGTGCCGGAGGAGGTGGCGTCATTGTTGACACCGGAAGAGGTGGCGGCATTGAAATCGCGCGCCTCGCGCATCGTGCGCCTGCCGTGGTTGCCCGAGCCCCAGTCCGAGTTTCCTTACCCCTGGCCCCTAGTGTAA
- a CDS encoding histidine phosphatase family protein, which yields MATIYLIRHGETPTTGKILPGRAPGLHLSERGCMQAAAVAQQLDSVDAVYSSPLERARETALPTCERFQKELVFDGGLLEADFGAWTGESLADLATMPEWQVVQRRPGEFRFPGGESFVEMQHRVVGCVRTIAARHPGETVACFTHADPIKAALAHFTGRGWGAFQQIPAEPCSVSELEL from the coding sequence ATGGCCACCATCTACCTCATTCGCCACGGCGAGACCCCGACGACCGGAAAAATCCTTCCCGGGCGCGCGCCGGGGCTGCACCTTTCGGAGAGGGGGTGCATGCAAGCCGCGGCTGTGGCCCAGCAACTCGACAGCGTTGACGCGGTGTATTCCTCACCGCTCGAGCGCGCTCGCGAGACCGCTTTACCCACGTGCGAACGGTTCCAAAAAGAACTCGTGTTTGACGGCGGCCTCTTGGAAGCGGATTTCGGCGCATGGACCGGCGAATCCTTGGCCGACCTTGCCACAATGCCCGAGTGGCAGGTCGTGCAGAGGCGGCCCGGGGAGTTCCGCTTCCCTGGCGGCGAGTCGTTCGTGGAGATGCAACACCGCGTCGTAGGTTGCGTGCGCACGATCGCGGCGCGGCACCCGGGCGAGACGGTGGCCTGCTTCACCCACGCCGACCCGATCAAGGCGGCGTTGGCACATTTCACGGGACGGGGGTGGGGTGCGTTCCAGCAAATCCCGGCGGAACCGTGCTCAGTGTCGGAGCTTGAGCTGTGA
- a CDS encoding magnesium chelatase: protein MTEAPNSWPSMTTLGELKAAGYTYKTVREEMRDNLNATLRAGENPWPGLHGLEHTVLPQVERAIIAGHDIVLLGERGQGKTRLLRTLPLLLDAFVPAVEGSELREHPLNPVTDATKRRVEDEGDALPIVWIPRETRYSEKLATPDTSVADLIGDVDPMRVAEGRRLGDPETIHYGLIPRSNRGIVAINELPDLAERIQVAMLNVMEEADIQIRGYMLRLPLDVLVVASANPEDYTNRGRIITPLKDRFGAEIRTHYPVELDDEIRVIEQESQLTANVPQTIMEALARFTRALRESDAVNQRAGVSARFAVAGAETVAASAARRAAITGEAPVARLVDLEAAVEVLGGKVEFEHGEEGREWDILEYLLRNSVAQALRPRIKGLDFTPLIEALDGSTFITTGENITAAEFLNGLPQLEGTLYEDIASTFNAESEGERASAIELAVEALYLTQKISKDSGEGESIYG, encoded by the coding sequence ATGACTGAAGCGCCCAACTCCTGGCCATCCATGACCACCCTCGGCGAGCTCAAGGCCGCCGGCTACACCTACAAGACCGTGCGCGAAGAGATGCGCGACAACCTCAACGCCACACTGCGCGCCGGCGAAAACCCGTGGCCCGGCCTCCACGGCCTCGAGCACACCGTGTTGCCGCAGGTCGAGCGCGCCATCATCGCCGGCCACGACATCGTGCTGCTCGGCGAGCGCGGCCAGGGCAAGACCCGCCTGCTTCGCACGCTTCCTTTGCTTCTGGACGCCTTCGTGCCCGCCGTCGAAGGATCCGAGCTGCGCGAACACCCCCTGAACCCGGTGACGGACGCCACGAAGCGCCGCGTCGAGGATGAAGGAGACGCGCTGCCCATCGTCTGGATCCCGCGCGAGACCCGCTACTCCGAGAAGCTGGCCACCCCGGACACCTCCGTGGCGGATCTGATCGGCGACGTGGACCCGATGCGCGTGGCCGAAGGCCGCCGCCTGGGCGACCCGGAAACTATCCACTACGGCCTCATCCCGCGCTCCAACCGCGGCATCGTGGCCATCAACGAGCTGCCGGACCTCGCGGAGCGTATTCAGGTGGCCATGCTCAACGTGATGGAGGAAGCCGACATCCAGATCCGCGGCTACATGCTGCGCCTGCCGCTGGACGTGCTGGTGGTGGCGTCGGCGAACCCGGAGGACTACACGAACCGCGGGCGCATCATCACCCCGCTCAAGGACCGCTTCGGCGCTGAGATCCGCACCCACTACCCCGTCGAGCTGGACGACGAGATCCGCGTCATCGAGCAGGAGTCACAGCTCACGGCCAATGTTCCGCAAACCATTATGGAAGCCCTCGCCCGGTTCACCCGCGCGCTGCGCGAATCCGACGCGGTGAACCAACGTGCCGGCGTCTCGGCCCGCTTCGCCGTCGCCGGCGCCGAGACAGTCGCAGCCTCCGCTGCCCGCCGCGCCGCCATTACCGGGGAGGCCCCAGTCGCGCGCCTAGTGGACCTGGAGGCCGCCGTCGAAGTGCTCGGCGGCAAGGTGGAGTTCGAGCACGGCGAGGAAGGCCGCGAGTGGGACATCCTCGAGTACCTGCTGCGCAACTCCGTGGCTCAAGCTCTTCGCCCCCGGATCAAGGGACTCGACTTCACCCCGCTGATCGAAGCACTCGACGGCTCCACCTTCATCACCACTGGAGAAAACATTACGGCGGCAGAATTCCTCAACGGCCTGCCCCAGCTCGAAGGCACGCTTTACGAAGACATTGCTTCGACATTCAACGCCGAGAGCGAGGGCGAGCGCGCTAGTGCCATCGAGCTCGCGGTGGAGGCACTCTACCTCACCCAAAAGATTTCGAAGGACTCCGGCGAAGGTGAGAGCATCTATGGCTAA